TATCTCTATTCATTTCTTTTTCACTCCCCAATATCTTCAATTTTAATTCCAGCTTGTTGTAAAATACTTTTAACTGTTCTAATTGGCAAATTCTTTTTGGGATGAGGGACAGTAACTTTTCCTTTTTTGACAGGATGTTTAAATTGATAGTGGTCTCCTCTAACTGCCTCTAAATACCATCCGTCAGCCATTAGAATTTTTATTATCTCTCGTGAAGAATAAGCTTTCATTACAACTCATCCTTTCACCATTATTTTAATACGTATTTTAATACGTGTCAATAATTTGTTAACCTTAACATTCAAGTTTTCTCAAGTTTTATCAAATTCAAAACCTTAACGAACCTTAAGTTTTACTAAGTAGCTTTTTGCTCAAAATTCTGGAGTTTAAACTAAAGCCTGCAAAGAACAGACAAGCTCCAAAAGACATTGAAAACTTGCGGTCACATATGCAAACCCCAGCGCGCTGGTCCTGATTCTCGATGGTTGTTAAGCTTGTTCCACTTTGACCGCTGCGGTCAAAATCAGCTCTGTTAAATTGTCAACCTGTCACGTTAAACTTTGCATTTGACACGTTTGACAACCTTCTCAAAGCGCTTTTAAAGTCTCTACAACGTGCAGAATGAGATAGGGGAATATAAAATACCATCTTGCCATTTTGATGTGCTTATAAACGATGGTAAGAATGGAATTACTGGAAAGGAATTATAAGGTTCAATTTGAACATTTAAATTACTGGCTATGCTGTGAATGTTTCAAAGGTTCAAAATGATCTTTTGAAATTTTGTATCTGTTCTCTGTCTTTCCTTTTTGTCCTGTGAAAGCTTTTTAGCCTCTTTAAAATTGCAATGTTTTAAGCAATTTTAAAATTATTTCAGACTTTTTAAGCTAAAATGCGAAATTTTGTTTGTTTTTAGTCTTTTTTGTTTAACCCCCCTCGTGTGCGTGTAAGGTGTAGGCTTTTGTAGGTGGCCCCGCCGGTCTCCAAGGGTTTGTTTCTCGGTCAAGGTGGGGGGATATGCAGAAGCTTATATACCCCATATAGGGTATACAACCTTTTTTAGCACTTTTTTAGCAAGCTTAAACTTTAGATGCCACAAGCTATTGAGATTATTTGAAAAACTTTTTTAGCTTTGCCTGCTAAAAAAGTAGGTATACCAAAACCCTTGATATTCCTATTCTCAAGACTTTTTTAGCTTTTTTCGCTTTTTTAGCAATGATAATTTTTTTATCTCTATCCAGTTATCTTTTTCATGACTCTTTTTAATTGTTCTCTGTACTTGCTTCCATACTTTTGTACCATCGAAAGATGTGAAAGACAAAATACAAAGTAATCTTTAAGAAGTCTTACATTGTAGACTGTGAGATTATCCCAGTTACGTTCTATAAACTCTTCTACTTCCCACTTGGCAGCAAGAAGTTTCATCCTGTCCTGTTCGCCTTGTTGCTTTAAAACCCTCAGCTTGTCCAATTGTGGTATTGCAGACAAAACCTCAAGCTGTTTTCTTTTCTCTTCTCTATCAATAACAGTTGCCTCAACTGGTGAATAGCCAAAATTACTACCACTTGCTATGTGCACAGCTGGGCAGGATATAAACACTGTCAAGTCGTCAAGGTCTGCCTCAAACTGTTCTTGTCTCATCTTGGCTATTATCTTTCTTCTTGCTTTTTTGAACACCTTATCACTGGCAGGTAAATTCTTTCCTGTGGAGATGTAATATAAGACTCTTTCTTTTTCCTCTTCGGTTAAGATGGCAAAATACCTATGTAGCTTTTGGACTGTGTCTTTCCTAATCACTTC
The sequence above is drawn from the Caldicellulosiruptor bescii DSM 6725 genome and encodes:
- a CDS encoding type II toxin-antitoxin system HicA family toxin, whose product is MKAYSSREIIKILMADGWYLEAVRGDHYQFKHPVKKGKVTVPHPKKNLPIRTVKSILQQAGIKIEDIGE
- a CDS encoding sigma-70 family RNA polymerase sigma factor, with amino-acid sequence MQQSETRQFAKVQSQLLIVDNLKLVYHVANKFMPCPKGYYYEVDDLVSEGYIGLVVAAKNYDPAKGSFSTYACKVIESKIKRSLPKYKLSCAISLDSPISKEPEEDTSTVADIISDGYSVESEVIRKDTVQKLHRYFAILTEEEKERVLYYISTGKNLPASDKVFKKARRKIIAKMRQEQFEADLDDLTVFISCPAVHIASGSNFGYSPVEATVIDREEKRKQLEVLSAIPQLDKLRVLKQQGEQDRMKLLAAKWEVEEFIERNWDNLTVYNVRLLKDYFVFCLSHLSMVQKYGSKYREQLKRVMKKITG